The genomic interval ttttcaaatcccaatacaaaatataataaacaattcaactttttcaaatctcaaaataataataataataaaaaataatattctaacaatattttattatctcaactcaactcaactcaactcacttcaacatccaaacgcaacctaagtcTTCAACTTTATAGATCTACTTTCATAAACGCCAATacaaatcttgtttttttttttttaaatatatttattcagatttttttctccctttcttcaAATCCTAATGTAAATTTCTCGTACAGTATCATTCGGAAAAAATTAAgctttatagaaaaaaaaaaaaaattttatgagtctatcccacattttttttttttttaatcctctATCCCACTGTTTTCAATCAAACTACAAGAGATATGTATATCtcagaaattatataaattattgttgcaaagttttgattttgtttgtgtttttcaaATGGAAGACTTTTCAACGTAGCCACCCTGATAATTGCGCGACTCGTATTTTTGATGACGTGCCCCTATGCCTCGCATACAATGCCGGCTATACTTTTCTCCATCACAGCTATACTcgttaattgaaaaataaaaaatttataatttttttttttatcattatcacatcatcttataatttaatattaaattatacgttcataaataaaatataataaataatttataattatttaaaaacacatcataaaatgataaaataataataaaaattaacacGATGAACAATAGTACtcgttaaaaaattattcaaatttaaattatatgaaacttgAGCAATACTGTAAAATGTATTTCCCCTTAAACTTGCATTCATATTAATCGAATTGTTAATGGGCCTTTATATGGACAAGTCAAAAATTGATGAGTCAtttgtcaatatatattttatgtcattttttacTTGTATTATAATTAGACCATACCTTTTTGTGAGGAATTTCGAagaaagagtatttttataagtcGTAAGTCGGTACCTCTAGTTTTATTGATTACTTTCACTTTTGATGAATAATATcatctacaaaataaattatgtttagAGATTActgatatttgaaattaaaattttcatgaaaaaattgaGTGGCAAAAGTCTCAGTTTGGGTGATATGTTTCatctaggtctaaggttcgaatcaTATTGATGGAATATAGGTAGAACAAGAGAATATGATGCAAAAGCTCAAATAAACGGCCATGGTGCCTCTTTACCTTGATGGAAACAATTTATCACCAATAAGGAATAACTTCCCCTTTTAGATCATGTATATCAAGTTGGTAGCATGGCAACAAGTCATATTTCAAAACTGAAATTTCAATAACAATACATTTACCAAGACCTAAGAAGCAAGAGAAAACATATACAAAGTTTCAAAGTTgaaatttcaataataatacGTTTACTAAGGCCTGAGAAGCAAGAGAAAACATATACAGAGTTTCAAAGCTgaaatttcaataataatacGTTTACCAAGACCTAAGGAGTTTCAAAGTTgaaatttcaataataatacGTTTACCAAGGCCTAAGAAGCAAGAGAAAACATATACAGAGTTTTAAAGCTgaaatttcaataataatacGTTTACCAAGACCTAAGAAGCAAGAGAAAACATATACaaagtttcaaaattgaaatttcaataataatacGTTTACCAAGGCCTAAGAAGCAAGAGAAAACATATACAGAGTTTCAAAGCTgaaatttcaataataatacGTTTACCAAGACCtaagaagcaaaagaaaacaTATACAAAGTTAGTTTCTAAAATGGACCTTAATAACGCCATCACCGCAAGCAAATCTCATATTGTCCTTTGAGGCATTATTGATGTTCAATTTCATCTCACTAAAAGAGAGAAACGTCCATAGGATGAGCAAtcattattttactttcattgtaatttttgagaaaaaatactttaattacaaagagattatacaaaaataatttttcaaactaacGCGATTTAATGTGGTTtatcagattgtaaatttatttttattgtaaaatagatataacaaaTCATACGAAGTCACGCTAGTTTGTAAAATtcattttgtataatttatttataactataacatTCTTACTTTTTAGATGTGCTGGAAAGTTAAGACAGGAAGTATTTTGCAAGAAGATCTACTTCTAAATGAATTGTTATAACAATGTCtgaaaacatgttttttaaaatttacataaattatatctaTTCCCTTGAATAAAAATCATGATTTCGTACACGTTGCTACGTGAAGCATATGCTAAAAGTTTATTGGGCTAAGACTGAACCTGAAGCGGCCCAGAAGGCCTCAACGATTGCCCAACCCGGCTTAAAATGGAATTCCTCTTAAACCTCTCAGTTCCTCCCCATGGCTTCCTCTTTAACCGCCACCCCATTGCACTAAATCCCCAATACGCTCAATTTTCAAACATACCAACATGCCCTTGGCCATGTCTCTCTTCAAAACCCTTATTTCCCACCACTTCCAGACCCTCTACAAGCCCCAAAACCGTCTTCGCTGTTCTCAAGTAATCAATTCATTCTCATACAAATCTCTATCACGTTCCTCACTATTTTACAGTTCCATAACATATTCACCCCGACTCGAAGACGGGATTGAACCAGCAGAAGTTAATGAtcagaaagaaaacaagaaaccaTTGGATGTGATGTTCAAAGAAGCCGTGAGTGAGAGATTGTGCGAAAATGCTGAAAGCAGCGAGAGTGGAAGTGAAGAAGAAAACAAGGAGCTGAAGGGCAGATTGAGGGAATTGGAGAGAGAGGTGAGAAGGCTGAAAGCAAAATCTAGTTGTAAAGACGATTTGAAAAAGAAGGAATCGAAGAAAAGTAAGCGCAAGAGTTTGTATGCAGTGTTTACGAATCAAGAGAGTTGTATTGAAAGGCACGCGGAGAGGATAAGTGAAGAGCCGGAGGTTTATAAAGAGCTTTCACCGGATATGGAAGTGTTTGTGAATCATTTGTACAAGGAAGGGTACTTTAACAACGCGAATTTTATGCGAGGGAATAAGTTGGAATTTGGTTGTTTTGAGAGTAGGTATGGCCGGGGATTTTTAAAGTTTGCTGCTGAGAAGTTTGGCAAGGACAACCAGGAAATTGCAAAGTAAGAAAGTTTTCTTTTATACGTTTTACTGGCTCTAACTGTTTATGTAAGTTTCCTTTGATATTGGTTTGAAAATTGATCCATATGATTATTCGAATACAACGAAAATTAAGAAGAATGTGAGGTTTTCGTGCATTTTGGTTGTTGTATTTTATATAGAGAGCTCTTCTCAATTAATCTTCTGATGTTTTTAGCTTAACATGATCGTGTTTTCAATATCTTTGCGTGTGGGTTGTGTAATATAtgttgataagtaaaaataaatttactagAAATGCAAGAAACGTAATCCAAGTATACAGTTAGTAaactagagaaaaataaaatagaaacatcGAGAAGGGAATTACAAGATATCCACTCGAAAATTGACTTAGGAAAACAAAGTTATAGAGCCGAACTCTTCTTCCCACAATAATTGAAACTTCTGATaaactcatcttttttttttttataagtaaaataagtatatattcatccaaacaAGTGTCAATTACAAACATAAGTTTTAATGCTCCCGTCCTAATTAGGTGggagcattagaaactaaaaactcatgaaattccatgccattaaagtccacagcattagcccaagtacatagggtcctaaaaaataacatttttagctcTGCTATTGATCTCTAtttgtcttcaaaaatcctctcattgcgctcctgccacaagCATCACATAATACAgttaggaatcatcttccaaaccgctttaatctgtctcactCGAATTGAGGTCCAACAAGCCAAAGCATCCATCACAGTTTTTGGCATAACCCACGCTAGATCTATTCTGTTAAACACCGCATCCCAAATAGTCCTGGCtacctcgcaatgtaaaagtaaatgatccaccgattcaccccctcttttatacatacaacaccagtctgttataattatgattatttttttcagattatccgtagtaaGAATCTTTCCAGAgtcgctgtccacacaaagaaagaagtttTTAGAGGAGCCTTATTgcgccaaagctttctccatggAAATTGTCTGTCAGGAACTTGTGTGAGTACCTTGTAAAAGGAGCTAACAGTGAAGACCCATTTCCTTGTTGGActccaccacaaatcatctgTATGCTGGGTATTTGGGCGACAAGAGTACAaaagactataaaaatctacaaaacttcCCATCTCCCAGTCATGTGCTGTCCgaatgaaattgatattccattgGATGTTTCTACCTACAACTTCTATAACCTCCGCCACCATGGCATCTTTAGCATTTGCAATCATGAAAAGTGTAGGAAACATGTATTGTAGAGTACTGTTGgtacaccaaacatccttccaaaatctgatctttgaACCTGTACCCAATTGTAATCTTGTATGTTGATGGAAAACCatccatcctcttctaatgtgtttccatagtCCCTTACCAGCGGCCCCTCGAAcatctctagtacaccaacctcCCTCAAGACCACCGTATTTGTTCTCAATCACAATCTTCCATAAGGCATCCGGTTCCTTGATataccgccacaaccatttgccaagtagtgCCCGATTGAACATCttcaaatttctaatacccaaaccaccattggagataggaCGACACACAATTTTccacttgactaaatggaatttgaactcttcaccTAGACCCCCCCACAGAAAGTCTCTTTGTATCTTCTCAAGACGTCCCGCTACACTAGCCGGgatagggaataaggataagaagtaAGTGTGTAGATTAGAAAGCGTACTTTTAATAAGCGTAATCcggcccccttttgacaaatacattctcttccaacctgccaatcttctctctactttttcaatcacagtATCCCAAATAGAAAGCGCCCTCAAGGCTATACCCAATGGTAATCCCAAATAGTTCATAGGGAGAGACCCTATCTTACAACCCAGTGTACCAGCCAACACCCTCAAATTTTGAACTTCTCCAATAggcactaactcatatttatcataattcatttttaaaccagacactgcttcaaaacaaagcagcaATGCCTTCACGGCCCTCAATTGATCTAACTCGGCAtcacacataataagcgtatcatctgcaaacagtaAATGTGAGATGATAGTGGTACCCCTACTCGGCGATCCAATCTGAAAACCACTCATATAACCATTAGTCACTAAGGCTGAaatcatcctgcttagtgcctccataacaataacaaaaagtaatggagataatggatccccttgtctcaagccacgagagCTCGGGAAGAAACCCTTTGGACTGCCGTTGATTAACACAGGGAATCTTACCGTGGAAATATACCATCTGATCCATGGCCTCCATTTTTCTCCAAATCCACACCTACCCAAtagatatagaagaaaatcccaattaacatgatcatatgtcttctccatatctaacttgcacATAAGCCCTGGGCTATCAGCCTTCACACGactgtccagacattcattagcaattagagCCGCATCAAGTATTTGTCTACCcttcacaaaggcattttggggcttAGTAACGATCTGTCCCAAGACCCCACTCAGACGGTTAGCGAGTACTTTAGCAATGATCTTGTACGTACCATTCACtagactaataggccgaaaatcgGAAATCTCAGAagcccctacctttttagggattaaaGCAAAGAAAGTGGTgttgaggcttttctcaaatttacctACCGAGAAAAGCTCCTAAAACACCTTCATGAGATCCCCCTTTATCACCTCTCAACATTCTTGATAAAAACCCATGGAGAAACCATCAGGGCCGGGGGCCTTGtcttttgccattttctttACTACATTATagacctcttcctcttcgaaaGCCCTTTTCATCCTTGCGACTTCCTCCAACTCTATAGTACCAAAAACCAATCCATTCAAAGTAGGCCTCCACCCCACCTGTTCAGTAAGAAGCTCACCAAAGAAATTTACCACGTGGTCTTTTATTGTCTCTTCTTCTCTACACTCGaccccctcaattttcagcatctcaatggtattatttcttctatgagaatttgcaattttatggaagaattttgtgcTCCGATCCCCTTACTTTAGCCAAAGGGCTCTTGATTTCTGGCGCCACGACATTTCTTCTTGTAGAattattctctcaagatctgTAGCCAGCATAGTTTTATGTACTTGTTCCTCCTCAGTAAGTGGTCTCCCTTCTTGTAGTCTTTCTAACTCCTGTATTTCCTCCCACttggtatttttattatcttctacaTTGCCGAAAGTATGTTGGTTCCACACCTTTAGGTCTCTTTATAACACTTTCAATTTACTTGCAAAAATGTAGCTAGGTGTACCTTCGAGATGATACGAACTCCACTATTGTTTGACCCTATCCACGAAACCTTcagacttcaaccacatattctcaaacttaaaatactttttaccactacgaatacctccacaatcaagcaaaattggCCAATGATCTGAAGCTAGGCGTACCAAACGTGTTTGCCAGATATCAGGAAAATGACTTTCCAGCTCAGGTGAGATTAAGAAACGATCCAAACGGGACCAagtctgattatttgaccaagttGCTACACCTCCAACAAGTGGAAGGTCGAtcaaattcaagtaaaaaatacaCTCAGAGAACTCCAAACTtgctggtctcaatcttctattTCCAGAACATTCACTTCGAAAACGaaccacattgaaatcccctcCAATGCACCAAGGGAGCTCCCACCAACTATACACCCCTAcaagctcatcccacaacatGCTTCTGTCTGAATCTTGATTAGGCCCATACACGCCTGCAAATGCCCACGAAAAACCATCTGATACACATTTAAATGCGCAAGCTATCAAATATCTCCCTATatattcctccactttctccacTACTCTCTTGTCCCACATCACCACAATTCCTCCCGATGTTCCTGAAGAGGCCAAATAAACCCAGTCTACATATATGTTGCTCCATAAACTCCTCACAATCTTCCTGCTGATCATTTTCAGTTTTGTCTCCTGTAGGCACACAATGTCCGCTTTCCACTCACGAATTAAATGTCTAATCCGAAGACGTTTTTCTACCACATTGAGGCCCTgaacattccaagaaacaatcttaggcttcattggGAAACAgtcagccccttcccttttgccCTATTCCTACTAAAACCACATTCTGAattcatcgaccacatcaatCTTTTCAAGTCCCGGCTTTTCTTCGATTCCCCCTTCTTATTTTGACGGTgtccagcttccatagcagttaacaaaGCTATGAAGCTATGAACTGCTCCTCATATCCATCACAAGCTATCCCTACCACATTTTgaatttcctttgctttgtgtATTACCCAATCTGAGACTTGATCTGGAAAATAATAGTTCAATGGGATTGGATTCCCCACTTTATTATCCTGAAAACCACCTCCGACCGAAAGCTCATCAAAACCGCAAGCCTCAGGGATGAAAAGTTCATCCTCCACGGAGTGCATCAAATCATCCgaatcattctcctcctcatccACCTCAAACTCCTCCCAATGTCTCACAGATAGGTCCACCGGAGTCGAGAACACCCCATCTCCCTTTATCGGCGGTTTCTGTCCCACGTTTGGCGGAGAAAAACGATCCTTGAAACCCACCAGCGCCTGTTGCGCGCAGAACACCGGCGTCACCTCATCGGCGACATCCTCTGCCACCGTCGGCACCGTCTGTGTTATCGTCGGCTGACCCAGCGCTGTCGGTTGGCTGTTCGGCACAAACCCGAGGCTGCTCAGCTCGGGTGGAAGTTGGCTAGGGCTCGCTTCCGACAAAACGGGTTGCTCTGACCAGAGTCCTATAAGTTTCCTGGGCTGGGTCGGCCCAGGCCCATCAAGCTGCTGTCCAGAAGGCCTAGAAGGCCCTGCCCCATCAGCCCGAGATGAGAATACGGGCGGGCTTCTAAGATTGATTTTGGGCCACGACGGCCCACTCTTCTTTCTCCACACAGCCCAgccctttcctttttttattttctgctgGGCCTTGTTCTGAGTGTAACCCGGCCCATAGTCCATGactttctctttcccttttaaaaCCCCCGTGTCCTCCATAGCCTTAAATGACCCGGCATACTTCACTATTACAGCCACACCCCTCTGCAGTGAACGTAGCTGTCCCTGCATTTCCGTCAATCTCCTTCTGACTTCTCACGTCTCCTGACACAAAGCATGGCTCGACACACAATTTGGATGTAGCGTTCCTTCCCGCTGCCATGGCCGTTGTCCTCTACCTGTAGCTCTCGCACCATCTTCACGCAGGTTCACACCGCCATCGCGCAAATTCGCACCACCATCACGCTGGTTAATATTTGCAGACAAAGCCTCCTTATACGACCAATCTTTATTTCTCAGTGCCCCATTACCGAGACTCCGCCACCCTCCTCCATGCACACAACCCCTTTTTGAGCCATCCATTCCTTTCTCTCTCAGCAtctccctcatcttcctccatcccccTCCGTTTTCACCCTCAGGAATACATATAAcatttctcctccctccctGATTATACTCTGATATTTCAATAAATCTCCCTCTCCTATTATACATCGTTGTGCAATAATACTGCAGAATCCATTCCGTGTTGCCGAATAAACCTCCTTCTTCCCCTTGCTTAAGCACTCCTCCAGTACCTTCACAAGCCACTGGATTGAAGAGTACCCCAGCTCCACCGAGTGCTCTgttttccattttctctctgTTACTCGCACACCACCCTCTCCAAGTTTTGACAAGATAAAACATTTGGATTCAATCACCACTTCAACATATTGACCCATCATAATCTTGAAACTTACAGTAATCACTTCAGTATTCTTGCGCCATTAACGAATTCCATCATGCCAATAACCGATGCCCAAAGCAACAACGTTTGGGAGAAATAATCTCCAATCCCTCCCAATGAGCGTTCTCTATCTTCAAAACAGCGACTGTTCCTCTCaagccaaatacaccacataaggcATAGGGGAGCCATATTCCAAATGGCAGCAATTTGGTGATTACCCTGAATTCCTCTCCAACAAGCTAGAAGATCtaccaccctcctaggcatcaccCAGGCAATATTAATCCTTGTTGGCGGTGTTTTGGAAGTGTTGAATGGCTATAGAAGCCTGTAGGTTTCAATCATGAAGTCAAGGTGCTTCCGACTTTGAAATGTGAAAGATATTTGGTGGTGGGTTAAATGATTCCAAAAAAAACCTTTGTCATGATAAGCTCTTCAAAGTTACTAGTGCACAAACTGAGAGTCTTTGAATCCCTTTCAATGGGGTGAATCTTGGAATTTCCTGCTCTTCCTTAATACCTATGTTTTATAGATGAATCCCTCTCATTTTCACTGCACGATGCTAGATTTTCGACTCTAATCTCCATTGGATGTGTTTCTTATCAAACAAATAGAGTTTcacccgtgtacttgggcttttgcctattcctatgatcaataaaatcttatttacttatataaaaaaaacaagtagAGCTTCTAAAAATAACATCGTGCTGTCAAACTTCTCTACAATTGCCAATAGCTAGAGCTGATGGCAAGTGGTATTCATGTAGGTCTGCTAAACTACACCTCTGAGAATATAGGGGGCCTAGGACAGTTAGCAGTGTACTTCAATTATGCCTTTCATGctaaacccctaggggttggcttaagtggtaaaggccttaggcttgggggtatgctcccccaggtctaaggttcaaatccccttgggtgcaaacaatctctaggggtcatcggaattttccccttgaattacccgagatgCACTTGCTGGAAACTCCTTGtcaagggcctgtgcacccccgggattagtcgggatgctgttccttgacacccggtgccaataaaaaaaaacattatgcctttcatgctcttgttaatcattattaatatttatcttacttatcatagaggaaaaaaagtttatttctgCTCTTgggagagtgtgagagagagagagagagtttctgGGAACATATATAGAAGTCTTTCTGGGACTAAAGCTCAGTTGATCTCATTTGTACTCGGATTCTAAGGGCTTTTAAGGAGTATCCTATATTTTATCCATTGGGATTGGAGTCAAGTTCTTCTTTAAACTATTCCATTCAAATCTTTGGATGGACCATTGTCTCTGGGTGGAGAAGTTAGGTCACGTTTAATTATTGTTGGATACCCACAACTTATATTGATTTTGGACTGGCAGGATCATTAATCCAGGGTCCATTGTCCTTCCTGTTTGCAC from Juglans regia cultivar Chandler chromosome 2, Walnut 2.0, whole genome shotgun sequence carries:
- the LOC109011933 gene encoding uncharacterized protein LOC109011933; this encodes MPLAMSLFKTLISHHFQTLYKPQNRLRCSQVINSFSYKSLSRSSLFYSSITYSPRLEDGIEPAEVNDQKENKKPLDVMFKEAVSERLCENAESSESGSEEENKELKGRLRELEREVRRLKAKSSCKDDLKKKESKKSKRKSLYAVFTNQESCIERHAERISEEPEVYKELSPDMEVFVNHLYKEGYFNNANFMRGNKLEFGCFESRYGRGFLKFAAEKFGKDNQEIAKWLSGSDLKKVALFGCPSLARKNIFAAKRLRKVFEIQENTVCTKCILKQSCKFANQSVWKGDTKNLNLAVVMRVITLYALEAVPPELAVPNEIKASVSKLLKEVLKLSQSTS